A window of the Mesotoga prima MesG1.Ag.4.2 genome harbors these coding sequences:
- a CDS encoding carbohydrate ABC transporter permease: protein MRQSHSKSPRSFRREVGSWLFLLPHLFFFILFVAVPLVFGLIISFFNWSLLKENVFIGFNNYVRTWNDSRFWPTVQHTVIFALISVPLVIIVAILFAHILKKKRFGQLWLLVAFVSPAFFGSVGILSSWKWIFASFPSGLANYYLDKVGLINKAVSWFGSTSVAWGVIILVTVWWIVGFSILLYLGALQRIPPEQYESAKLDGAGPWKRFIYITLPWIKSVLFFDVVRQAILAFGLFDQAYILSGGGPAGTTRTLVYYLYLVGFERQDFGRAAAISWYIFAIVLIFAVIQLVLVTKSIRSTEG from the coding sequence TTGAGACAATCACATTCTAAGTCACCAAGAAGTTTCCGCAGGGAGGTGGGATCGTGGTTGTTCCTCCTCCCTCACCTGTTCTTTTTCATTCTTTTCGTTGCTGTCCCTCTAGTATTCGGACTCATAATCAGTTTCTTCAACTGGAGTCTCCTGAAAGAAAACGTATTCATTGGTTTCAATAACTATGTGCGGACATGGAACGATTCAAGGTTCTGGCCAACGGTTCAGCACACCGTGATCTTTGCACTGATTAGCGTCCCTTTGGTAATAATTGTGGCAATCCTTTTCGCCCACATACTCAAGAAGAAGCGCTTCGGTCAGCTTTGGTTACTCGTTGCCTTCGTTTCGCCAGCTTTCTTCGGATCTGTAGGAATTCTTAGTTCCTGGAAATGGATATTCGCTTCTTTTCCTTCAGGCCTTGCCAACTATTACCTGGATAAAGTCGGGCTCATCAACAAAGCGGTTTCCTGGTTTGGAAGCACTTCGGTAGCCTGGGGAGTGATTATCCTTGTTACGGTCTGGTGGATCGTTGGGTTCAGCATACTGCTATATCTTGGAGCTCTACAAAGAATCCCGCCCGAACAGTACGAATCAGCAAAACTGGATGGAGCCGGACCATGGAAGAGATTCATCTACATAACTCTCCCATGGATCAAGAGCGTGCTGTTTTTCGATGTCGTTCGTCAGGCGATTCTGGCATTCGGGCTCTTCGATCAAGCCTATATATTGTCTGGGGGAGGACCCGCAGGGACCACTCGTACTCTCGTTTACTATCTCTATCTCGTAGGATTTGAGCGACAGGATTTCGGAAGGGCCGCGGCGATCTCCTGGTATATATTTGCGATCGTACTGATTTTCGCAGTGATTCAGCTAGTTCTGGTCACCAAATCTATACGATCGACGGAGGGGTGA
- a CDS encoding carbohydrate ABC transporter permease has product MTSTVPKNKKKLSKRITAVIVTVLLWAFAAFWFAPIFWMLSTSMKSTAAAVIETPPQWIPQNPTLENYKIIFAPSGGLSLVKATINSIIVAVSSTLATLALSIPAAYALSRLRFRGRMLIFWIYVAVLAFPSVLFLIPHFFIINGMGLSNSYLSLILPGLGGTFGVFLLRQYMLDIPKELEDAAWIDGCTKLRFLISIVIPFVKPAMLVLGLMTFLGSWNSFLWPLLILSKADKFTLPIALIRFSAGWGDPYRGIGPMMAGAFFSVAPSLIIFIVFHRYLMKGISLGSLGKE; this is encoded by the coding sequence ATGACTTCAACAGTCCCCAAAAACAAGAAGAAACTCAGCAAACGAATAACTGCAGTGATAGTGACTGTTCTTCTTTGGGCCTTTGCAGCTTTCTGGTTTGCACCGATCTTCTGGATGCTGTCGACTTCGATGAAATCAACGGCGGCAGCCGTCATTGAGACTCCTCCTCAATGGATACCTCAGAATCCAACTCTAGAAAACTACAAGATCATCTTCGCACCTTCAGGTGGTCTCTCGTTGGTAAAGGCCACGATTAATAGCATCATTGTTGCAGTTAGCTCTACTCTGGCAACACTTGCACTTTCAATTCCTGCAGCTTACGCGCTTTCCCGACTGAGATTCAGAGGGAGAATGCTGATATTCTGGATATACGTTGCGGTTCTCGCCTTCCCTTCAGTGCTGTTCCTCATACCACACTTTTTTATAATAAACGGAATGGGACTGTCGAATTCTTACCTTTCTCTGATTCTTCCGGGACTTGGGGGCACTTTCGGAGTATTCTTGCTCAGGCAGTACATGCTCGATATCCCAAAGGAGCTTGAAGATGCTGCTTGGATTGATGGTTGCACAAAATTGAGATTTCTTATCAGTATCGTAATCCCATTTGTTAAACCTGCTATGCTTGTACTTGGCTTGATGACATTCCTTGGCTCCTGGAACAGCTTCCTCTGGCCTCTGCTAATCCTCAGCAAAGCCGACAAGTTCACGCTCCCAATAGCTCTCATAAGATTTAGCGCGGGGTGGGGAGACCCCTACAGAGGAATCGGTCCGATGATGGCCGGTGCATTCTTCTCCGTAGCACCCTCTTTGATAATTTTCATTGTCTTCCACAGGTATTTGATGAAAGGAATCTCCCTGGGATCGCTTGGAAAGGAGTAG